From the Salvelinus namaycush isolate Seneca unplaced genomic scaffold, SaNama_1.0 Scaffold2135, whole genome shotgun sequence genome, the window gtttatgtagattgcatggctgtttgctcgattttagacacctgtcagcaacgggtgttgctgaaatagctgaatccacaaaTGTGTagttgtgtccacatactttgtatatatagtgtagcttgAAGAAGATTTTAAAAGagaaatgggcaaatattgcacaatataggtgtgcaaagctcttatgagaCTAACCCTTGAAGAAATCCAAGGTGGGTGTggactttctataggcactgtattTCAAAATGTAAACATGGCAAATGCATATTTCAATGTAAACACAGAAAACATGAGAATAACAAAGGAATGATCTTTGTCATCAGGTGACTTTAAcacaactctcctctctcccggacaccggACACCATCAAGTCTTCGTTTAACAGGTGGAACAGGAACCCATCATTGGTGAAAGGTATGTGCAGGGCTATAAAAGCTCAGTCTTGCAAGGGGACAATTGAAGTCTGGTGTACAACCAAACTTATACTGTAGATCTACAGAGACATCATGAGAGTCACTGCAGCCGTCCTACTGGTCCTCTGTCTCCTGGCCGTCAGTCATGGTAAGTTACCATCATCTGAAACATGCTTGCTCAACTTGGAGTTGATGAAATTTGCTCCATAATGTCATCCTCCTTTTTCTTGGTGTACTCTACTCATATGTCTTTGTCTCCATAGCATGGGACTGTCAGAAGGTAGTAAACATCAAGAATCTGATGCAGATCGATGCAGGACTGGGGCAAGTGGTTGCTACGGACACAAGTCAAGTCCCCTACTACCTTGTAGGTGATACATGGATCCGCCTGCCTGGTTCCCTGAAGCATATCACTGTAGGACCAGCAGGGATCTGGGGTGTCAACAAGGCAGACTCAATCTACAAGTATGTGGCCGGTAACTGGGTGCAAGCTGCCGGTAAGTGGAAAGCATTACTCAATATTTATCCAGACGACACCTTCTTTTTAGCTTTCCTGATatcatcaggctgttgattttttttaaattgtaactTGTAGGTCATTTGGCAGTACTGACAGATATGTGCTCCTTGTTTGcttgtccgtccgtctgtctgtctttgtggtcTTCAGGCCTTCTGAAACAGTTGGATGCTGGAGGTGAACAGTTTATTGTGGGGGCTAACATGGCCGATACTCCATTCTGTCTGACACGTAGTGCCACAGTTGGTTACAAGGGTCCAGGCTCACCCATTCCATGGACAGGATTGCCAGGAGCTGTGAAGTACTACAGTTGTGGACCCTTTGGGTGCTGGGCAGTCAACAAGAATGATGATATCTTCTTAATGAGTGTAAGATCTGGGAAAGAGTGTGAGAGCTggagtagagtagtagaggatgGAGAGTGTCAGTTATTCTAAAACTGTTTCATATTCTAACTGTTGAAATGGTCCTAAAACCCTGATTGAATCTGTTTGTTTCCAGCTGAATCAAGAATGCCAAAACAAGGGGTGGAGTCACATTGATGGCAAGCTTTCCATGATTGAGGTGGCAACTGATGGTAGTGTCTTTGGGGTCAACTCTGCGGGTAGTGTTTTTACCAGGTAAGGTTGCTACTGAACTATGTGTATGATAATGGTATACCTTTAATTATAATTCTTATCCTTACTGTACATGCTTTGTGAAGCTCTTTACACAACAACTAAAATACTGtagatacataaataaaatcagtCAAATATAATCAGATCTAAACTTATAGGACTTATAAAGAAATGTGTAGACAGTGTAAGGTAAAGTGGGATGTCCTGTAAAGCTACAGTTTGTGATAAAACAACAACTTCCCAGAAAAAGATGGATAATCTTTAAAACATGAACCCCAACCCTTTCTTCAACACAGAGATGGCATCACAGCCAGTAAACCAGAGGGCACTGGATGGAGCAATATCCCAATGTCCATGCGCATGAGCCACGTGACCTACGACCTGGGCCGTCTTTGGGTCGTCTCCAAGTCTGCCGTCACCATGGTGTGCACACATTAGCCTCTCCTCTGCATCTGATGGCTGTTCGGGATCTGTCTAAAGTTCACTTGCTAACTCATTGATGTCTCTTTCTGGAACAGTCTTCTGCTTGAGAATGCCCAACATTAGTTCATAAGAATCCTTCATTCTAAAACCTACTACTCTACCTATACTGTTCAGTACTTTATCTTTGTCAATAG encodes:
- the LOC120038335 gene encoding fish-egg lectin-like; the encoded protein is MRVTAAVLLVLCLLAVSHAWDCQKVVNIKNLMQIDAGLGQVVATDTSQVPYYLVGDTWIRLPGSLKHITVGPAGIWGVNKADSIYKYVAGNWVQAAGLLKQLDAGGEQFIVGANMADTPFCLTRSATVGYKGPGSPIPWTGLPGAVKYYSCGPFGCWAVNKNDDIFLMSLNQECQNKGWSHIDGKLSMIEVATDGSVFGVNSAGSVFTRDGITASKPEGTGWSNIPMSMRMSHVTYDLGRLWVVSKSAVTMVCTH